In the genome of Triticum urartu cultivar G1812 chromosome 5, Tu2.1, whole genome shotgun sequence, one region contains:
- the LOC125507680 gene encoding protein NRT1/ PTR FAMILY 8.2-like → MAGATTMDGTTDLSGEPAVRGKTGGWRACPFILANECCERLAYYGMSSNLVNYMIDRLHQGNAAAATNVNNWSGTCYVMPLLGAFIADAYLGRFRTIAAFMSLYIAGLALLTLTATVPGLRPPDCAGCKPAAAQTAAFFTALYLIAVGTGGIKPCVSSFGADQFDDADPREMRSKSSFFNWFYMSINVGALVASSVLVWVQMNVGWGWGFGIPAAAMAVAVVSFLMGSRLYRYQKPGGSPLTRMLQVVVAACRKSHVPLPADASLLHEVASPDGKAAIEGSRRLEHTDQLRCLDKAAVVTTPGGAEEENPWRLCTVTQVEELKSMVRLLPVWASGIVMSAVYSQMSTMFVLQGNTLDPRMGASFKIPAASLSIFDTIAVIVWALAYDRLIVPAARRITGHPRGFTQLQRMGIGLVISIFSMVAAGVLEVVRLHVAATHGMLDSKEYLPMSIFWQVPQYFIVGAAEVFTFVGQIEFFYDQSPDAMRSMGSALSLTSNALGNYLSTLLVVIVTAISTRNGGLGWIPDDNLNRGHLDYFYWVLAVLSALNFLVYLWIAKWYKYKATAPPAAASVVAIGDDTN, encoded by the coding sequence ATGGCGGGCGCGACGACGATGGATGGCACCACCGACCTCTCCGGCGAGCCGGCGGTGAGGGGCAAGACGGGGGGCTGGAGGGCGTGCCCCTTCATCCTGGCCAACGAGTGCTGCGAGCGCCTCGCCTACTACGGCATGAGCTCCAATCTGGTCAACTACATGATCGACCGCCTCCACCAGGgcaacgccgccgccgccaccaacgTCAACAACTGGTCCGGCACCTGCTACGTCATGCCCCTCCTCGGCGCCTTCATCGCCGACGCCTACCTCGGCCGCTTCCGCACCATCGCCGCCTTCATGTCCCTCTACATCGCCGGCCTCGCCCTCCTCACCCTCACCGCCACCGTGCCCGGCCTCAGGCCGCCCGACTGCGCCGGCTGCAAGCCCGCCGCCGCCCAGACCGCCGCCTTCTTCACCGCGCTCTACCTCATCGCCGTCGGCACCGGCGGCATCAAGCCCTGCGTCTCCTCCTTCGGCGCCGACCAGTTCGACGACGCCGACCCGCGCGAGATGCGCAGCAAGAGCTCCTTCTTCAACTGGTTCTACATGTCCATCAACGTCGGCGCCCTCGTCGCCTCCTCGGTGCTCGTCTGGGTCCAGATGAACGTCGGATGGGGCTGGGGATTCGGCatccccgccgccgccatggccgtCGCCGTCGTCAGCTTCCTCATGGGCAGCAGGCTCTACAGGTACCAGAAGCCCGGGGGCAGCCCGCTCACCAGGATGCTGCAGGTCGTGGTCGCCGCCTGCAGGAAGTCGCATGTCCCCCTCCCCGCCGACGCCTCCCTGCTGCACGAAGTCGCCTCGCCCGACGGCAAGGCCGCCATCGAGGGCAGCAGGAGGCTGGAGCACACGGATCAGCTGAGGTGCCTGGACAAAGCCGCCGTGGTGACGACGCCCGGCGGCGCTGAAGAAGAAAACCCGTGGAGGCTGTGCACGGTGACGCAGGTGGAGGAGCTCAAGAGCATGGTGCGGCTGCTGCCGGTGTGGGCGAGCGGCATCGTCATGTCGGCGGTGTACAGCCAGATGAGCACCATGTTCGTGCTCCAGGGCAACACCCTGGACCCGCGCATGGGCGCCTCCTTCAAGATCCCCGCCGCGTCGCTCTCCATCTTCGACACCATCGCCGTGATCGTGTGGGCGCTCGCCTACGACCGGCTCATCGTCCCCGCCGCACGCCGGATCACGGGCCACCCGCGCGGCTTCACGCAGCTGCAGCGCATGGGCATCGGCCTGGTGATATCCATCTTCtccatggtggccgccggggtGCTGGAGGTTGTCaggctccacgtcgccgccaCACACGGCATGCTGGACTCCAAGGAGTACCTGCCCATGTCCATCTTCTGGCAGGTGCCGCAGTACTTCATCGTGGGCGCGGCGGAGGTGTTCACGTTCGTGGGGCAGATCGAGTTCTTCTACGACCAGTCGCCGGACGCCATGAGGAGCATGGGGTCGGCGCTGTCGCTCACGTCCAACGCGCTGGGCAACTACCTGAGCACGCTGCTGGTGGTGATCGTGACGGCCATCTCCACCAGGAACGGCGGCCTCGGGTGGATCCCGGATGACAACCTCAACCGGGGGCACCTCGACTACTTCTACTGGGTGCTGGCCGTGCTCAGCGCCCTCAACTTCCTCGTCTACCTCTGGATTGCAAAGTGGTACAAGTACAAGGCCACAGCACCTCCTGCAGCAGCTTCAGTCGTTGCCATCGGCGACGACACCAATTAG